From a region of the Cyclopterus lumpus isolate fCycLum1 chromosome 5, fCycLum1.pri, whole genome shotgun sequence genome:
- the adipor1a gene encoding adiponectin receptor protein 1a produces the protein MSGRNGSASDADCRISEDCHVPDVELMELGPLLEEGGGRQAASKGILSEGAAMLADEEEEDDDGGEVLTLPLQAHHAMEKMEEFVHKVWEGRWRVIPFHVLPEWLKDNDYLLHGHRPPMPSFRACFGSIFRIHTETGNIWTHLLGLILFICLGTLTLLRPNMYFMAPLQEKVVFGMFFLGAVLCLSFSWLFHTVYCHSEKVSRTFSKLDYSGIALLIMGSFVPWLYYSFYCSPQPRLIYLTIVCVLGIAAIIVAQWDRFSTPRHRPTRAGVFMGLGLSGIVPTMHFTIEEGFVKATTVGQMGWFYLMGAMYITGAGLYAARIPERYFPGKCDIWFHSHQIFHVLVVAAAFIHFYGVSNLQEFRYGLEGGCTDDTLL, from the exons ATGTCAGGCCGAAACGGGTCTGCAAGTGATGCAGACTGCCGGATCTCTGAGGACTGCCATGTTCCAGATGTTGAGTTGATGGAGCTTGGGCCgctgctggaggagggaggggggcgacAGGCAGCATCAAAAGGCATCCTTTCAGAG GGAGCTGCAATGCTCGctgacgaggaagaggaggatgatgacgGGGGAGAGGTCCTAACCTTACCACTTCAGGCTCACCATGCtatggagaagatggaggagttTGTACACAAG GTTTGGGAGGGGCGCTGGAGGGTCATCCCTTTCCATGTCCTGCCAGAGTGGCTAAAGGACAATGATTACCTTCTGCATGGACATCGGCCCCCAATGCCCTCCTTCCGGGCTTGTTTTGGGAGCATCTTCCGAATTCACACTGAGACAGGAAACATCTGGACTCACCTGTTAG GGCTGATCTTATTCATTTGCCTGGGCACGTTAACCCTGCTGCGGCCCAACATGTATTTTATGGCCCCGCTGCAAGAGAAAGTGGTGTTTGGGATGTTCTTCCTGGGAGCTGTGCTCTGCCTCAGCTTCTCCTGGCTTTTTCATACAGTCTACTGCCACTCTGAGAAAGTGTCGCGAACCTTCTCCAA GCTTGACTACTCGGGCATTGCCCTCCTGATCATGGGCTCCTTTGTGCCCTGGCTGTACTACTCCTTCTATTGTTCTCCTCAACCTCGACTTATCTACCTCACCATTGTATGTGTCCTCGGCATTGCAGCCATCATAGTTGCCCAGTGGGACCGGTTCTCTACGCCTCGTCACAGACCTACACGAGCAG GTGTGTTCATGGGTCTTGGACTAAGCGGCATTGTCCCCACCATGCACTTCACCATCGAGGAGGGCTTTGTTAAGGCCACCACAGTCGGCCAGATGGGTTGGTTCTACCTGATGGGTGCCATGTATATCACTGGGGCTGGTCTGTATGCAGCCAGGATCCCTGAACGCTATTTTCCTGGAAAGTGTGACATCTGG tTCCACTCTCATCAGATTTTTCATGTTCTGGTTGTGGCAGCAGCATTCATCCATTTCTACGGGGTTTCCAACCTGCAGGAGTTCCGCTACGGCCTCGAGGGAGGATGCACAGATGACACTCTACTCTGA
- the rabif gene encoding guanine nucleotide exchange factor MSS4 isoform X1, producing MQGVGFTVDMASSQQANDGTDRSDLVSEDGKNSKTVVCQRCGSKVLCPGMAVFAEKELFLPSMRKKSGLSTTESSADGDTLTAHWFVDDMYTFENVGFTKDVGRIKYLICADCEIGPIGWHCLDDKKSFYVAVERVNHA from the exons ATGCAAGGGGTGGGGTTTACGGTTG ATATGGCCAGTAGCCAGCAGGCCAACGACGGCACGGATCGGTCCGACCTGGTTTCTGAAGACGGCAAGAATAGCAAAACGGTCGTGTGTCAACGCTGCGGATCCAAAGTGCTGTGCCCGGGGATGGCTGTGTTTGCAGAGAAAGAG CTGTTTTTACCATCCATGCGGAAAAAGAGCGGCCTTAGCACCACAGAGAGCTCAGCGGACGGGGACACTCTGACCGCCCACTGGTTTGTGGACGACATGTACACTTTTGAGAATGTGGGCTTCACTAAGGACGTGGGGAGAATCAAGTATCTCATCTGTGCAGATTGTGAGATTGGACCGATTGGCTGGCACTGTTTGGATGACAAGAAAAGTTTCTATGTCGCTGTGGAAAGGGTGAATCATGCATAG
- the rabif gene encoding guanine nucleotide exchange factor MSS4 isoform X2, giving the protein MASSQQANDGTDRSDLVSEDGKNSKTVVCQRCGSKVLCPGMAVFAEKELFLPSMRKKSGLSTTESSADGDTLTAHWFVDDMYTFENVGFTKDVGRIKYLICADCEIGPIGWHCLDDKKSFYVAVERVNHA; this is encoded by the exons ATGGCCAGTAGCCAGCAGGCCAACGACGGCACGGATCGGTCCGACCTGGTTTCTGAAGACGGCAAGAATAGCAAAACGGTCGTGTGTCAACGCTGCGGATCCAAAGTGCTGTGCCCGGGGATGGCTGTGTTTGCAGAGAAAGAG CTGTTTTTACCATCCATGCGGAAAAAGAGCGGCCTTAGCACCACAGAGAGCTCAGCGGACGGGGACACTCTGACCGCCCACTGGTTTGTGGACGACATGTACACTTTTGAGAATGTGGGCTTCACTAAGGACGTGGGGAGAATCAAGTATCTCATCTGTGCAGATTGTGAGATTGGACCGATTGGCTGGCACTGTTTGGATGACAAGAAAAGTTTCTATGTCGCTGTGGAAAGGGTGAATCATGCATAG